The DNA sequence ATAGAGTTCAGATATGTAATAAATTAATCCTTAGTCTCGGGTTAAAAAATACCGTAGGCAACTAAAAAAATTCGCGAGTCtagttctgattttttttttttaacttgacTACATATATTTTTCACTTAAAATGTTAATTAaagatttaatattttatatttcttaataaATATTTCTCACTAATAATGTTAACAATgcacaaaattattatttattttttccatCAATTCCTTGTTACTTATCCATTGTTAATTTCTATGTAATTTTTTGACAATTTCTGCTCAAAACTATCCACTATCCTATATTATAATTTAGttaacaagaataatgatatTAGTTTTTTTCCTAAGgcttatcattaattaattaattaaaaaaattttaataaattttatttctttaattaatgaatattaggtaaaaataatttattgtcaaattctatattattcttaaaaatttagcaCAATAAATTTAATACTCATACTTTAAAATGAGTTTagtcaataaaattaaaatataagtaatattatttatgcacaaatttttattaatattattacagTGATGCTTACTTgagcaattaaatttaatttatactaGTAttaaaattatcctatttattGTTCTATGcatttaaagaaaatatatttatttaaattcattttacattcaattaattaaattaaaaatatatttagtgaCAATTCCAGTCAAtatatcatatttattttttttctaatgaaACAAATTAATAACACTTATTTACTAAAATAGTATCATTTTCTATTcaataactttttttattaagCAAATATGTAAgctcattttttatataaaaaaaaattataacaaaattatcaACTTAACTCATCCAATGATCcagctttaaattttaaaatatataatatatctaGTTATCTACCCAAACTAGTTTGAAGTCAACTTGaacaaaaaaagatattttcaaattaaataaactGTCCAAAGGATATAATGGTTGCATACCCACCATACACTTTCTTTGTGAATGtccacaaaattttttttcttaaatctagaccatttatatttttttatattaaatctgGTTGGTACCAAACAATGGAATAGCCATATTCCAGaaagtacatgtgaaaagtttcCTTAACTATAATCGTAATATTTTTGTTTACCTTTAGATTCATTGTTCCAAATCCCAATGCCTCCATGTCTCCATGGTGCGCATTTCGCTCACTGCTCTATCTTACTCTCTTCAcacactttttaatttaatttttttcctaaCATGTATTTTAGTATTGAAAATTATTGGGCTTAATTAGCGTAAAACAACAGTTGAAAGTAAATTACTAAATTCATCAAAATCTAGTTAATGTGACTCATGTCCAATGTCAGTTTGATTTCTTCTGGTACTAACGTTtccattaataaatttaaaatttgtatttaCAATTGAATTAGCAAGTAGCAATAATTTTACCTTTTTTGTAGTCTTAGCAATAATTTTAGCTTAGAAACCAGTTTGAGTCGTGTTAAACACATAATCAAGTTTTGATTAAATGATAGTTAAATCAATTTTttgatataaaaagaaaaaaaaaatcaagttgaaAGTATTACATTTAAATATGTCcagattttatattaaataattttaagtcattaaatttaaattctaacaaCTAAATTCAATTTTTGGTGTATAAAAAACTGTAAAATATATTACATTACACACTTTCTATGAAAATTGAAGACATGGGATGTTTAATAACTATGGTACGTATATAGTAAaagttaattattaaatataaattatatatggaaaacaatttaaaaatataattagttttATGATTAATTATTTGTGTTTACGTAATATTTTTAGTTGTTTAAACAATTCAAATTCTATATCTTGTGATTTTATACTAAATAAGTTGATTTTCATTTGAACACTGATTTGGTTTTTAAGtcattatttagttatttaaaaatattatttatatattaaaattaattattaaaaataattattatatataaatatgtgtataatttaatttatttttaagatatattttatattttaatatatatatatatatatatatatatatatatatatatatatatatatatatatatatatatatatataatagttggTTTTAGAAAGTGATTTAATGATTTTGGTGCATATAAAAGAATGTTGATAATTATTTtagatttggattctctaaagtttgaattttactttaaagagtaaagtgtgatttttcaccatttattttataggtaagaccaaaaataaatatgagagagaaaccatTCAAGAATAAAAGATTACATTTTATCTTCTAAAAtacgaatttaaaatttagagtatccaaatttaattattttactataaaGTATAAAGCGAgcgtttcatttttgttttctatgaccatttttttatctttaatgttAGATCTATAAAGATCTGATTTTGAGCTTAAGAAGAAGACACAGCTCATGAAGGCAAGGGACCTTGACCTTATGCGTGTGAGTGAGTGAGCCACATAACACAGCGCGATAGATTTCAGTGATGCGCTTTTGCTCCATTCTTCGTCTTTCAAGGTAGCAACACTAAACAGGTTAGTCACCATAATCTGCATTCAGATCTTGCAAATTTCGAGATTAAAATGTTTCTCTCTTTTTAGCTTTTTTCAGATCCATTACTTCTTGTTCCTCTTCATTgcgtaaacaaaataaaaaatgagaacTTTGAACCTTTGGGTGCTATATTCTTGAATTTTAGTTAATTTGGTATTCTTGTTTGTTGATTTTTGTGTAGGATACATATATTGGGGTTGATCTTTTAGGCATTAGAAATGTTGGGTAGGTCTGTGTTTTCCAGACCTGGAAGCTTCAGGCCAGAGAATTTGGGTCACAGTGCATTGGCCATGATTGGGAATGTTTGTTTCTCTGTCTTTGTTGTTGGGGTTTTGGTTTTCACAATTATTGCTGCAACTTATGAACCTGAGGACCCTTTGTTCCACCCTTCAACCAAGATCACCACATTCCTCACTTCTGAATCCAATGCCACTTTCAAGTCCGATAACACTGTTGTTAAGACCGGGGAGGATTTTGTTGCTGCCAACGAGACTGTTTTTGGCTCGATTATTAACATGGAGGATGTTAATAACTCGGCTAATGCTGAATCCGGGGGCGAGGCTGCTACCGTGGCCTCTGAATGTGAGACCACTGGCCCTATTGATTGTAGGGACCCTGAGGTTTTTCATATGTTGATGAGGGCCACAATTGAGAAGTTTAAGGATATCCATTTCTACCGGTTCGGGAAAGCGGTTCCTGGCTCTAATGATAGTACTTGTGATATGGCATGGCGGTTCAGGCCAAAGGAAGGGAAGGCTGCTGCATTTTATAAGGATTATAGGAGGTTTGTTATTCAGAGGGCCGAGAATTGCTCGCTTAGCATTGTTAGCATTGGTGAATATCATAGTGGGTTAAATGctaggaagaggaagaagaatcagAAACCTGGGCTTGAGAAGGCTCCACCAAAGGTGGATCAGGTGACTGCATTACCTGTTTTTGGTGAGACTAATGTTAATGACAGCCTCCCCGTGGTTGAGTCTGAGAGTTCATTTAGTCATGGTAAATACCTGATATATGTTGGAGGTGGAGATCGGTGTAAGAGCATGAATCATTACTTATGGAGTTTCTTGTGTGCTCTTGGGGAAGCTCAGTACCTAAATCGAACATTGGTTATGGATTTGAGCATTTGCCTATCTTCGATTTACACTTCGTCGAAGAAGGACGAGGAAGGCAAAGATTTCAgattttactttgattttgagCATTTAAAGGAGGCAGCATCTGTGTTGGACAAGGAACAGTTTTGGACAGATTGGAATAAGTGGCACGAAAAGGATGGGATGGGTCTTCATCTTGTGGAGGATTACAAAATCACACCGATGAAGCTCAAGGAAGTGAAGGATTCTTTGATCATGAGAAAGTTCGGTGAAGTTGAACCGGATAACTATTGGTACAGGGTCTGTGAGGGAGAGACAGAATCCGTCGTTAAAAGGCCGTGGCATTTGATATGGAAATCGAAGAGGTTGATGGATATAGTGTCCGCAATAGCTTCAAGGTTGAACTGGGACTATGATGCTGTTCATATTGTGAGAGGGGAAAAGGCGAGGAACAAAGAGCTTTGGCCAAATCTTGATGCGCATACCTCCCCGGACGCACTTCTCTCAACCTTGCGGGACAAGATTGACGATGGAAGGCACCTTTACATTGCAACAAATGAACCCGATACTTCCTTCTTTGATCCCCTGAAAGATAAGTATACCACTCATTTTCTTGATGAATATAAGGATCTTTGGGATGAAACCAGTGAATGGAACTCAGATACGACAAAGCTCAATAACGGTGTTCCGGTAGAATTCGATGGTTACATGAGAGTCTCCATTGATACAGAAGTTTTCTTGAGAGGTAAAAAGCAGATTGAAACTTTCAACGATTTGACCAGTGATTGCAAGGATGGTATCAATACCTGTAATGTTCAAACAAACTAAAATATCTGAGAAACTTGAGATTCCAatgttttggttgagatatactTGTACTTTTAGTTGCTATTTGTGTTGAATTTGAGAGTTTGTAACCACAGTTACTAGTCCCTAGCAATGAGGAGTAAAAACGTTTTGTATTGTAAGAGTAGTGTTTACTTTTCTACTTGGAGATTTTTGAAGTCCTTTTCACCTTCTTTCGTTGACTCTATAGATCTAGATTGAAGTCTTTTTGGTGCCTAAATCTTTCATCTGAGAAGTTTAAGTGTCACGTAAATGGTCAAACTCGTTTATACTactatagtatttttttatttatattgaatAGATACAAAGTAAATCCTTTGTTTTATATAAGTTTATCATATTTTCATTCCTTTTCCTCTTGCTAAATCCATACCGATTCTCTGGATATTCAATGATTTGAATGGTTTTTTGGAAAAATCTTTTATCATAAAAGACAACATAGAAACTAAGGATATATAGTAGTATTCTTGTTACCATTATGACATATATCTTTTCAATATTTGGCTAAGGTTTGTGGTGGGTACAGGCAGGGTAGGTTGATGATTATGTAGAAAATCATGTGTTAGTTAAGCTTTCACTATAATACTAAAAGGAAATCTTAAGGGGTATACTTAGGTGAACTTAAATGCACACAAAACATCAATTTTCATCAAACTACTCTTTTCACTATTGATGTCAatcttttgatttatttataaGAAAACTGGGCCATTGATAAGAATAAAGCTAAACATTCAAAAGGACAAAAAGATCTTGTGGCTTTGTTTTTGGTAATAGGCTTCCACAAAGTAGATGCAAGCACCAAGCTCCATCCcaacaaaaatactaaattatatagGGAAATTTCATAAATTACGTCGACGAAGAAAAGTTAAACTAGAAGAGGAATCTCTCACTAAGTGGGGTCCTTCCAAAAGATAATTCGAACTCGATTATCTACCTCGAAAGAAAGCAAAGATCTAAAAGTGGTATAACCTTAAGCAACATATAATTAGATCTAGTTATGAATAAAGTTGAATcccccaacaaaaaaaaaaaagtaaaatgttTGATGTTGTTTTTATGAACATTATTCTTAGATCATTAATTAGTATGGAAAAGTCTCTTGATAACAAAATAagtattttaacaaaataattgctCTCTTGATAACTCTCTTTACTCCTTTGGACACTATGAAAAGGGACAATACATTTACGAAAAATAAACCAAGAAAACTTGACAACATGAACCAAAAGCAAAAGACTTCGTCTTGGTTTGGAAAAGCTTtctaaaaatacaaattttttattttatttttgataaattaaaaagacaaTATGCTTATActtacaatttttaaaaagtatcgtactttttttgaaaacatcaaagatagaattttttaaaagatatcgTACTTTTGAAAACAtcaaagatagaattttttaaaattaacttgtacttattaaaattaaaaagtttaatataatctcgtacattattataatatttttaaattttaaaaattattttaccaaacatgattattattgcttatgcttattaaaaattatttttaatttaatttactaaacatATATGTTACaactttaaaaaaaagtttaattactctattggtctctatagtttcgcaaaattttcaattaggtccctatactttttttccttttaattgagtccctatacgttaattttttttcaatttagtccctactaacgttaaacgtcaaaaaaatgttagtggattgtgaaattatttttatacccttatggacctaattgaaaagaaaaaaaatataaggacttaattgaaaattcagtaaaactataaatattcaatgaaagatattcctataatccctatTCAATGATTCTAAGACATGAAAAATATTCCTATATAATCccttttattttgttactatcattcttttacttatttatatacaaattataccaaaagtacttttttttttttttactttcaaaataccttatcttaagaacctaaaaaaaaaaagaatggaatTGGAATTGGAGCTACCAAAAGAAGAATGCACACAAAAGTAATGACAACATAATAAACTTTACATTAATACTTAAGAGCATACTTACATCTAGTTTGGaattggaggaatgcatccacCAATTGATATTGTATACAAATAAGCAATAATCgatgtaaaataaaatactacAATTTTGTGTGCGCCCTTTAGCAAATGGGCAAAAGATTATCACTATGAAAATCCATGCTATGCCTAATGAATGCAAAATTGGGTGACTTCAATTCAATAGGTAGCTACTCATGTCTGTCTAAGAACTTCTCTATAATGACTGAGAATGTCGCAAAGCCAGCACAACCAGCACATGCTACTTTTGGACCACCTACAATCACAAACCAACACCAAAGCATTCTGAAATAAAGGCAgagaacatatttttgaactaAACAAGAAACATTTAAATCTTAATTGAAAACAGTGTATTCATGCCACATTTAGGATCAGAATAATTATAGTTCTTCAGATCATCCTGAAAAATTTTAACCCATTTTTATCCTCCAACCAAACATACTCTAGTATTAAATTTTTAAGGTAATTTGCACGTTCACAACTACAGATTATGTCAGAGGCAGAGCAAAACTTGAAATCAATACCTTTCTAAGTTTATCAATCTCCCAAACAGAAGCATAAGACTAGAGATAGGACTTCAAATCAATGGCTAGCCACAATTTTGTTCAACGGTTATCTAAAGGTTTAGGACCTTACCACCTAAGAATGCAAAATCCTTAGGCTTCAGTTGCCACTTCTCATGTATAAACACATTCTTCCAAGCACCAAAAACGTCAAGAAACTAAATTTATAAAGCAGAAATTAATCCAACTATTAGCCCTTCTAAGGAGCTATGTTACATGCAATTAGAGCTACAAAGCTTTGATTCATAATTAggtaaaagagagaagaaaacttATCCCATTCATGGCATTCTGCTCACTATCGGTCAAACCCAAAAACTCCAATTCCCTTGGCTCAAATACTCTTTGAAAGATACGAGTGCAATACAATACATCCTTAATTTTGAAGAATCCATGGATCATAGCCATCAacaaaatttagaatataaattTAGAATATAATTTGAGAAATAAACAGAAGTTGCAAATAATTAAGCAAAACTGAAACTGAACTACAAATTCACACAACTTAAGAATTCACAGCTTGAGAGTCAGGAActgaaaaaaactgaaaaaaaataacacaatacGAATAGAACACTCCTAAAACATTCAGCTTCTCCTTATTCCCAATCTCAGTCAATCAATTCTTCCTAAAAAATAAAGAGATTAAAATGGGACACCAAGATGAAGAAGAAAGGTTAAAATATCATCATATCTAAAATATCATTAACTATGTTGATCAATTAACTGGCTAcacaaaagataagaaaatataacAAACACCACAGGTAAAGAGTAATCACAGCTAATTCTTAAATACTTGATATTAGTCCTTCACTGAGTCAGCATCGAAAGATGGACGATGGCAAACAAATGAGGGAGGTGCAGATATTATTGAAACATTTTTGGTAATCCAGTTTTACATTGAAAATCGGAGCCTCCAAGTTCGAATTGTTTTCCCCCAATTCTGAAACCAAGACAATGTGAAAAAATCGAACAAGGAGGTGAAAGAAGAAGTTGTAAATACAGAAAAGGGGAATGAAAATCAATGTCTCTCACCGTAAACTTACACTTGAGGAACAATCAATTCCTTCTGGAACTACCGCAACCGAAGAAAATAAACAAGCGAGTTTTCGATTTCCTGCAGAAGAAGAAAACGTAAGgaaggagagaaaaagagatgAATCAGAGAAGCTATAGCCAGCAGATAGAAACGAACATCAAAATTGGATTCATCGCTGCAAGGTTGCAATGAGGAGAATCAAACGCACCCAGTTCCAGCTCTGATTAACTTTGTTTAGTTTCTCACCTAAATCTGGTTTCCCTGTCGCATGAGACGGAAAAAGCTTCCCGATTTCAGTTCCTAGGCTCTGCAGAAATGCGAATCTATGTCTAAAATCCAAATAATGGCGACATTTCAGAGCTTCTGTCTCCGACTATGGCTGTCAAATCCAGTCGGCCACGATCGTCCCTATAATGAGAAAGACACTGAagacaaagaagaagaataggGAAGGGTAGAGAAGGAGCTGGTTGTTCTGGTTTCTTTTCTGATAGAACGAAAATGGTGAGAACGAAGGTAAGAGAGAGAGGCTGGTGTAGAGGAGGGAGACGGAAATGTGGAGGAAGAGTAAAGGGTTAATTTTGTCTCTCTCAAAATAAAAAGGGAGACataatttatgaatttaaaaaaattgagagaatatTCAATTTAGGAATAGAATATTCCGTTAAATCAAACGCTTTTGTTACGGTAaggatttaattgaaaaaaaaaatttgtgcaggaatccaattaaaaggaaaaaaagtatagggatctaattgaaaattttgtaaaactataggaaccaacagagtaattaaaccttaaaaaaattatattttaaaaagaggtaaataccaaaTCGGTACCCGAAAGATTTTGAcgctgacaaaatggtacctgacttttactattgacaaaatagtccttaaaaagttttaaaatttgagaaGCGTGTCCTCAAACTCGCCGGAGCAAATCTCCGGCAAGCACAATGCTAACGTAGCCGCCGTAACTTGGCAAACCACCCCCAAACCCTAATCCCTCCTCCCCATCGCAGCCCCCTTTCCTCTCCCTCCCCAATGCACACTCCCCCCTCCCTCTCCATCGCAACCCCCTACCCAATGCACACTCCCTCCCCATCGCAGCCCCCCTTCCGTCTCCTTCCCCATTGCAGCCCCCTCTCCAACGCACACTACCTCCTTCCTTCTCCCTCCCCAATTGCAGCAGCAGAAGCCTCAATAACAGCAGAAACAACACCATCAGAACCCAAAACAGAACCAATAGAAGAACCTGCACATTCAAAACCTAACCTTGCTTgttcctccttctctcttttcCCTCATTCCTTTCTTCTCTTATCGGAGGACCATAACAATAACAATATCTATTCACACACACAGACATTTACACAAACACATaacctacatatataaatataaagagagaaagagagaaaggctGAGGGGCTGAGGAGATGCGGCTATTCCAGGCCTTGTTGTCGCTCCGATGGTGGTGGCAATAGTCCTTGATAGTGCTCTTGCCGTTGAAGTTGCTATTGCTGTTGAGGTTGTTGCTGCGATAGGAAGGAGAGAAAAGTGTGCGTTGGagttgctgctgttgttgttgctgttgatgtTGAGGTGGTTGTTGCTGCGAGTGGTAGTggaggaagggaggggggaatgTGCATTGGGGAGGGGGTGCGATGgggagggagagggaagggggctgcgatggggagggagagggaaggggGCTGCGATGGGGAGGGAGTGTGCATTGGGTAGGGGGAGGGTTgcgatggagagggagagggagggaGGGGAGTGTGCGTTGGGGAGGGAGAGGGGAGGGGGGTTGCAATGGGGAGGGAGAGGGAGGGGGAGTATGCGCTGGGGAGGGAGGGATTAGGGTTTGGGGGTGGTTTGCCAGGTTACGGTGGCCACTTTAGCATTCTGCTTGACGGAGATTTGCTCCGGCGAACTTGGggacacgcttgtcaaattttaaaatcttttagggactattttgtcaataagAAAAGCCAAGTACCATTTGGTCAGCGTCAGAATCTTTCGGGTACCAATTTGATAGTTACCTCATTTTAAAAATCAACTTTTATAAactacattttaaaaaataaaaactttaccaaactaaATTTTCGTATTTGATTTTTTGCGGCAAGCAGGGTATTTGTTTATTTCAATTGGTCGGTATTAATCAatcaactaaaaaattaaaaaaaaaaaagaaagaaagaggcgGATATTCAGCATTGTGTGACCGGTAATACTAACGTTATTGGAGCAATATGtcacaataaagtgttctttcacCAAAGCttcaaagcttcctttctcttgtgttctcttgtattcttagctttcttactaagtattgagggttaggctgacttggtcttagctcaagaggttgaatAAATCTGAGTGCCgacacggtagcgttggagtatGTCTAAGGCCGTGACAAATAGACCAATAGTTATGAGAGGACAGAGAAGTTATACATTACCATAAAATTGTGAGAAATTGAAAGACTAATGTACAAAAAGGTGGCACAGAAAACATTGACAGGGTAACTGGTCTTCCAGTTTCGTAGGTTATACAAATTTACAAACGCCATTCCATTGAATGACTCTGCTCAAGCTATTGTTCATTATGAAGAAAGCCAGCAGCCCCTGAACAAAAtctgattttttttcttaattttttaaaaaataatatcctTACTCAGACTGCTAGTTAATCTTCTCATTATTTTTGTAGATAACTAGTGAAGTGAATGCCTACTTTGGCTAGAAACTACTCATGAAATGAACCGTTACAAATTGCAATTTACAACCAAAATTTTCTCACAAGTGGATGGTATATGTCTGCCTCAAAGCTGTTCCCTGTAACTTCACCCTCAAAGGTCTAATCAAATCTGTTTACGATCTTCGACCTGCAGCTGCAGTTTTCTTCATCCTAACATGATATATATagcataaacaaaaaaaatgtatACAAAGGGGAAGAATAAGCCTGTTTCAAGAACCACCCCAGGGGAAAAAAGGGATATTTATTTTCCCCTAGCTTTTGATTTCTTAACTGGAACAATTGTCAACTTTTGGCCAGGTTTTTTGGTACTGGCCTTTGAGGATCTCAGCATTGAAATTGGAGCTTGATGCtggtttttctctcctttgtcaTCTATAAATGGTTTAACCTCGAATGCTCCTCTCGTGAACCCTCTAGCAACCTGAAGGATTAAAAACAGCCTGTCAATGTAATCTTCAGCAATGTTATATATGTATCTGAAAATAATTGATACATCAATGGCAAGCAAAGCAGTTCTTTATCTCACCCAAAACCATATTTAATAGGATTTACCACAAATATCATAGATGGAACAAAGGGAAAAGAAATGGCCCATCAAataaaaaatccaactaaaagctTTTTAATTCCTAATCCTTCAAAGAGTTTCTGACTTAAAACTGTAGATGAACCCCCATCAGATTGCAGCCTGCTCGTATCCACTTAAATTGATGAATTTTAATTCAGATATAGTGGCTTGTAActtctgaaaattaaaaaaattcaccaCCCGTTTCTCATTAAAAGAGTGAGCAAGTGCACGAGCCACCTGCCTAGTCGGGTCAAAGAGTTCACTCCCCTTTCAGAAGAATTTAAACCTGTAACCTTCGGATCACAAGGCAGCAACGTTACTATTGTGCCAAGGGCCGTCCTCCCCTCTTTGCTTCATGGAGGGTACATGCATCATTAAATGTATATCTAGTACAGAATCAAACCT is a window from the Arachis hypogaea cultivar Tifrunner chromosome 17, arahy.Tifrunner.gnm2.J5K5, whole genome shotgun sequence genome containing:
- the LOC112762554 gene encoding uncharacterized protein, producing the protein MLGRSVFSRPGSFRPENLGHSALAMIGNVCFSVFVVGVLVFTIIAATYEPEDPLFHPSTKITTFLTSESNATFKSDNTVVKTGEDFVAANETVFGSIINMEDVNNSANAESGGEAATVASECETTGPIDCRDPEVFHMLMRATIEKFKDIHFYRFGKAVPGSNDSTCDMAWRFRPKEGKAAAFYKDYRRFVIQRAENCSLSIVSIGEYHSGLNARKRKKNQKPGLEKAPPKVDQVTALPVFGETNVNDSLPVVESESSFSHGKYLIYVGGGDRCKSMNHYLWSFLCALGEAQYLNRTLVMDLSICLSSIYTSSKKDEEGKDFRFYFDFEHLKEAASVLDKEQFWTDWNKWHEKDGMGLHLVEDYKITPMKLKEVKDSLIMRKFGEVEPDNYWYRVCEGETESVVKRPWHLIWKSKRLMDIVSAIASRLNWDYDAVHIVRGEKARNKELWPNLDAHTSPDALLSTLRDKIDDGRHLYIATNEPDTSFFDPLKDKYTTHFLDEYKDLWDETSEWNSDTTKLNNGVPVEFDGYMRVSIDTEVFLRGKKQIETFNDLTSDCKDGINTCNVQTN